GTCGTAATGCTCGCGGACCCAGCCGACCGCGTCGCCTGGTGAGACGCCGCTGAGGATCGCAATGATCGCGAGCGCCGTACCCGTCCGTCCTTTGCCGCCACCGCAGGCGATCTCGACTCGCTCGTGGGCGGCGCGCTGCCAGGCCTCGGTCAGCACGCGCAGGGCCTGCTCGTCGGATGCTGGCAGCCGGAAGTCGGGCCATCGCACCCAGGCATCGGCATCGGCGGGCCGCCGCGCGCGCAGTGCGATCCGATAGGTCGCAGGCGGTCCGGGATGCGGATTCCTGCGACTCGCTCCGCGCACGCGTCGACCGTCTGGCAGCTCGATGACGCCGGGACCAAGCGGCCAGCGATCGAGACTCATCGGCCCAGGGTAGGCCGCCGGTGGTCACGAAAGCCGCCGTACGCGCGTCGAGTCGACTGGGGTCCGGCACAATTGGTCCATGAGTGAGCCGAACCCGATCGAGACCTGGCTGACCGACATGGACGGCGTACTCGTCCATGAGGAGCACCCGATACCCGGCGCCGCCGAGTTCATCGACGCGTTGAAGGCCTCCGGGCTGCAGTTCATGGTGCTGACGAACAACTCGATCTATACCCCGCGCGACCTGCGGGCGAGGTTGCTGGCGAGCGGGATCGACGTACCGGAGAAGGCGATCTGGACGTCGGCACTGGCGACGGCGAAGTTCCTGGAAGATCAGCGTCCCGGTGGTTCGGCGTACGTCGTGGGGGAGGCCGGGCTGACGACGGCGCTGCACGACATCGGCTACGTGATGACCGATCGCGATCCGGACTATGTGGTGCTCGGCGAGACGCGCACTTATTCGTTTGAGGCGATCACCCGCGCCGTGCGGCTGATCGAGGGAGGCGCGCGGTTTATCGCGACGAACCCCGACCCGAGCGGTCCGAGCCAGCAGGGAACGCTGCCGGCGACCGGGTCGGTGGCTGCGTTGATCTCGACGGCGACCGGCCGAAAGCCCTACTACATCGGTAAACCGAACCCGCTGATGATGCGCAGCGCACTGAACCGGCTCGAAGCGCACTCGGAAACCACGGTGATGGTCGGCGACCGGATGGACACCGACATCGTGTCGGGTCTGGAAGCCGGCTTGCGGACGATCTTGGTGATGACCGGATCGACCAGGCCACACCAGGTCGAAAGCTTTCCGTATCGGCCAACGCGAGTCGTCGACTCGGTCGCGGATCTCGTGCCGCTCGTCGAGGAACGCGCGCCGGCGCGATCTAGCCAGGAGCAGGCTCGGCCGACCGAGCAGCCGGCTTAGCTCCCGCCGCGACCGGGGCTGAGTACCGCCGGTACAAGTGCCGCCGGTGCAAGCGCTGCAGGTGCGAGCGCCGGCGGGGTGGTGCTGTCGTATCGCTTGCCGGTCGGGGTGATCGTCGTGATGCCGGGGAACGTGCCGCCCTCAAGTCGGCGGATGCTGACCTTCCAGCCGGGCTGCTCCTTCACGAGGTTGCACG
The nucleotide sequence above comes from Epidermidibacterium keratini. Encoded proteins:
- a CDS encoding protein-tyrosine phosphatase family protein — protein: MSLDRWPLGPGVIELPDGRRVRGASRRNPHPGPPATYRIALRARRPADADAWVRWPDFRLPASDEQALRVLTEAWQRAAHERVEIACGGGKGRTGTALAIIAILSGVSPGDAVGWVREHYDPRAVETQWQRRWVRRFHRAEQP
- a CDS encoding HAD-IIA family hydrolase produces the protein MSEPNPIETWLTDMDGVLVHEEHPIPGAAEFIDALKASGLQFMVLTNNSIYTPRDLRARLLASGIDVPEKAIWTSALATAKFLEDQRPGGSAYVVGEAGLTTALHDIGYVMTDRDPDYVVLGETRTYSFEAITRAVRLIEGGARFIATNPDPSGPSQQGTLPATGSVAALISTATGRKPYYIGKPNPLMMRSALNRLEAHSETTVMVGDRMDTDIVSGLEAGLRTILVMTGSTRPHQVESFPYRPTRVVDSVADLVPLVEERAPARSSQEQARPTEQPA